Proteins encoded by one window of Vigna radiata var. radiata cultivar VC1973A chromosome 5, Vradiata_ver6, whole genome shotgun sequence:
- the LOC106762286 gene encoding uncharacterized protein LOC106762286 isoform X4, producing MRLRKGSKVEIPGTTDGPSVEWRCARIISGNGNTYRVQYNRSSTTSEASIVRVSRNAIRPSPPPIKGIGNWAANDHVEVYNFGSWRAATVLKFIDGDFFLVRLWVSCKELTVLKVNMRARQTFQNGEWILMSKGSGKSPVRKSNLISNSSKDQPENKCRNIFSRGLDASDHQERLVSSSTLKRMSPFVSSYPRKLRTVSNMGECERFKVVTTAPLLQKVHAVVYPQNNMGEKCMHTSFTNGTNKYYETGKENSCNVSTHFLERIEEPDYSCSDLSSVGSCSVISSNSNKISSDTLAGPCQDEDTLCSDAESLDVGDVDKGCSTSTSEVAAETIHRASVGGLHALLPMAKYDTRCI from the exons ATGAGATTGAGAAAGGGAAGCAAAGTGGAGATCCCTGGTACTACCGATGGACCTAGTGTGGAATGGCGATGTGCGCGAATAATTTCTGGTAATGGGAACACCTACAGAGTTCAGTATAACCGTTCTAGTACAACAAGTGAGGCTAGCATAGTAAGAGTTTCAAGGAATGCCATCAGACCATCCCCCCCTCCAATCAAAGGTATTGGGAATTGGGCAGCAAATGATCACGTGGAGGTTTACAATTTTGGTTCATGGAGAGCAGCCACTGTTTTGAAATTCATTGATGGAGATTTCTTCTTGGTAAGGCTATGGGTATCTTGCAAAGAGTTAACGGTACTCAAGGTAAACATGAGGGCACGCCAGACTTTTCAAAATGGTGAATGGATTCTTATGTCAAAG GGGTCTGGCAAGTCACCAGTTAGGAAGTCTAACTTGATTTCTAACAGTTCCAAGGATCAGCCTGAAAATAAATGCCGAAATATTTTTTCTCGAGGATTAGATGCCAGTGATCACCAGGAACGCCTGGTCTCATCTTCAACGTTGAAAAGAATGTCCCCTTTTGTCTCCTCTTATCCCAGAAAATTAAGGACTGTGTCGAATATGGGTGAGTGTGAAAGATTCAAAGTTGTAACTACAGCCCCCTTGCTGCAAAAGGTACATGCTGTTGTTTACCCACAAAATAATATGGGTGAAAAATGCATGCATACTTCCTTTACTAATGGTACCAACAAATATTATGAAACAGGAAAGGAGAATTCTTGTAATGTTTCAACACACTTTCTTGAACGAATTGAAGAACCTGATTATTCTTGTAGTGATCTGAGTTCTGTTGGCAGTTGTAGTGTGATTAGTAGTAACTCAAATAAAATTTCCAGTGATACCTTAGCAGGTCCTTGCCAAGATGAAGATACCCTTTGCAGTGATGCAGAATCTCTAGATGTTGGAGATGTGGATAAAGGATGCTCCACTTCTA